Proteins encoded in a region of the Agromyces protaetiae genome:
- a CDS encoding NAD(P)/FAD-dependent oxidoreductase, producing MQQTTWDVIIAGGGSAGLSAALMLGRMRRRVLVVDGGAPRNRFAGHMHGVLGRDHTSPLDLLAAGRAELGRYDGVVIRSGEIAEASVIDGDGDGPGGGEGLGGGFAVTLADGERHEARRMLLATGLRDELPDVPGLTEQWGRGAFLCPYCDGWEHRDRRIAVLITNPMYVHATQILRQLSPDVTVFAAGTASGGIELAPEARAGLDARGIAVEERAVEAVVADEQGALRGIRLTDGTVTAADVIFVSATPVPNDALLRTLGAEFATGPDGVDWVQVDAMGRTSVPGLSAAGNLTDGRSSVPYAMSAGSMAGAAINGELVEAEVRAALSNTAPTAA from the coding sequence ATGCAGCAGACCACCTGGGACGTCATCATCGCCGGCGGCGGCAGCGCCGGACTCAGCGCCGCACTCATGCTCGGCCGCATGCGCCGGCGCGTGCTGGTCGTCGACGGCGGCGCACCGCGCAACCGCTTCGCGGGGCACATGCACGGCGTGCTCGGCCGCGACCACACCTCACCTCTCGACCTGCTCGCCGCAGGCCGCGCCGAGCTCGGCCGGTACGACGGCGTCGTGATCCGGTCGGGCGAGATCGCCGAGGCATCCGTCATCGACGGCGACGGCGACGGTCCCGGGGGCGGCGAGGGTCTCGGGGGCGGCTTCGCGGTCACGCTCGCCGACGGCGAGCGGCACGAAGCGAGACGGATGCTCCTCGCCACCGGCCTGCGCGACGAGCTTCCCGACGTGCCGGGGCTCACCGAGCAGTGGGGCCGCGGGGCGTTCCTCTGCCCCTACTGCGACGGCTGGGAGCACCGCGACCGGCGCATCGCGGTGCTCATCACGAACCCGATGTACGTGCACGCCACGCAGATCCTGCGGCAGCTCTCACCCGACGTGACGGTGTTCGCCGCCGGGACCGCATCCGGCGGGATCGAGCTCGCGCCGGAGGCGCGCGCCGGGCTGGACGCACGAGGCATCGCGGTCGAGGAGCGGGCGGTCGAGGCCGTGGTCGCCGACGAGCAGGGTGCGCTGCGAGGCATCCGCCTCACCGACGGCACCGTGACCGCCGCCGACGTGATCTTCGTCAGCGCGACGCCCGTGCCGAACGACGCGCTGCTGCGCACGCTCGGCGCCGAGTTCGCCACCGGACCCGACGGGGTCGACTGGGTCCAGGTCGATGCCATGGGGCGCACGAGCGTGCCCGGCCTGTCGGCCGCGGGCAACCTGACCGACGGCCGCTCCTCCGTGCCCTACGCCATGTCGGCCGGCTCCATGGCCGGCGCCGCGATCAACGGCGAGCTCGTCGAAGCGGAGGTGCGCGCGGCGCTGTCGAACACCGCGCCGACCGCCGCCTGA
- a CDS encoding helix-turn-helix domain-containing protein — MTDADTPAPDLDRMLDGVAPRLRALRTRRGLTLADLAEQTGISVSTLSRLESGGRRPTLDLLIRLAAVYRASLDDLVGAPQIADPRVHPKTIYRHGRAMIPLTRSNPDVQAFKMVLPGHSPEESVEQRAHEGYDWIYVLSGRVRLALGDEEFVLEPGEAAEFDTRTPHGTASASLEPAEILNLLTPQGERVHVRGRPGVV, encoded by the coding sequence ATGACCGACGCCGACACGCCCGCGCCCGACCTCGACCGCATGCTCGACGGCGTCGCGCCGCGCCTGCGCGCCCTGCGCACGCGCCGCGGGCTGACGCTCGCCGACCTGGCCGAGCAGACGGGCATCTCGGTCAGCACGCTCTCGCGGCTCGAGTCCGGTGGGCGGCGGCCGACGCTCGACCTGCTCATCCGCCTCGCGGCCGTGTATCGCGCGAGCCTCGACGACCTGGTCGGCGCCCCGCAGATCGCCGATCCGCGCGTCCATCCGAAGACGATCTACCGCCACGGCCGCGCGATGATCCCGTTGACCCGGAGCAACCCCGACGTGCAGGCGTTCAAGATGGTGCTGCCCGGGCATTCGCCGGAGGAGTCGGTCGAACAGCGCGCCCACGAGGGCTACGACTGGATCTACGTGCTGAGCGGCCGGGTCAGGCTCGCCCTGGGCGACGAGGAGTTCGTGCTCGAGCCGGGTGAGGCGGCCGAGTTCGACACCCGTACGCCGCACGGCACGGCAAGCGCCTCGCTCGAGCCCGCCGAGATCCTGAACCTGCTCACGCCGCAGGGTGAGCGGGTGCACGTGCGGGGGCGGCCGGGCGTCGTGTAG
- a CDS encoding TetR/AcrR family transcriptional regulator encodes MPRPLVPDRRRRILDAARELILEQGWPETTVAQLATRAGIGKGAVYLEFADKPAILDAVLQRSLRGLTAQVHARVVDAPGLVDLPALYRFGVEALLDEPLMLALYVGDERVLGSHVQGVDDERYLTRMVWLGDYVLRLQRAGVIDATIDADSIVRVLSVFTVGLIHAPGLLGAVSPARLRESVELFADLVGRGLATGLPADPDAARAAQLTLIERLGAQLDAAPLDAPEDP; translated from the coding sequence ATGCCGCGACCGCTCGTGCCCGATCGCCGGCGCCGAATCCTCGACGCGGCGCGCGAGCTGATCCTCGAGCAGGGCTGGCCCGAGACGACCGTGGCGCAGCTCGCGACCCGGGCCGGCATCGGCAAGGGTGCGGTCTATCTCGAGTTCGCCGACAAGCCCGCGATCCTCGACGCGGTGCTGCAGCGCAGTCTGCGGGGGCTCACGGCCCAGGTGCACGCACGCGTCGTCGACGCCCCAGGGCTCGTGGATCTGCCCGCACTGTACCGGTTCGGCGTCGAGGCGTTGCTCGACGAGCCGCTCATGCTGGCGCTCTACGTCGGCGACGAGCGCGTGCTCGGCTCGCATGTGCAGGGCGTGGACGACGAGCGATACCTCACGCGCATGGTGTGGCTCGGCGACTACGTGCTGCGGCTGCAGCGCGCGGGCGTCATCGACGCCACGATCGACGCCGACTCGATCGTGCGCGTGCTCAGCGTGTTCACGGTCGGGCTCATCCACGCGCCGGGCCTGCTCGGCGCCGTGAGTCCCGCGCGACTCCGCGAGAGCGTCGAGCTCTTCGCGGATCTCGTCGGCCGTGGGCTCGCCACCGGTCTGCCGGCCGACCCCGACGCGGCCCGCGCCGCGCAACTCACGCTCATCGAGCGCCTCGGTGCACAGCTCGATGCGGCCCCACTCGACGCACCGGAGGACCCGTGA
- a CDS encoding alpha/beta fold hydrolase, protein MTELFDTYTDLTVAGGPVRLYRGGDTGPPLLLLHGAMLDTAQGVWRRAAQDLATDHRVHVIDLPRHGGSRPWRGVLDDAFYGRFLDALLDALELPRVALIGLSLGGGVATSYALRRPERVSALLAVGPGGIGAKRQAQFLTWLFMRTPGALRLTTRYLARHPEAIRKSMTTNLVEGERTTDFDDILRLATEEAVAKERHGELALDDWQIHSYGPFSMRLDLLPDLPRLSVPTLWVRGDRDRLVGHAELAAAAAAAPGSRLVTMADAGHIVTYDQPDAFTRLAREFLTSALDRGPRSAS, encoded by the coding sequence ATGACCGAACTCTTCGACACGTACACCGACCTGACCGTCGCCGGCGGCCCGGTCCGCCTGTATCGCGGCGGCGACACCGGCCCGCCGCTGCTGCTGCTGCACGGCGCCATGCTCGACACGGCGCAGGGTGTGTGGCGGCGAGCCGCGCAGGATCTCGCCACGGATCACCGCGTGCACGTCATCGACCTGCCCCGGCACGGTGGCAGCCGGCCGTGGCGCGGCGTGCTCGACGATGCCTTCTACGGCCGGTTCCTCGACGCACTGCTCGACGCCCTCGAACTCCCGCGCGTGGCGTTGATCGGTCTCTCGCTCGGTGGCGGGGTGGCCACGAGCTATGCGCTGCGTCGCCCGGAGCGCGTGAGCGCGCTGCTCGCCGTCGGGCCGGGCGGCATCGGCGCGAAACGCCAGGCGCAGTTCCTCACCTGGCTCTTCATGCGCACCCCGGGTGCGTTGCGGTTGACGACGCGGTACCTGGCGCGGCATCCCGAGGCGATCAGGAAGTCGATGACGACGAACCTCGTCGAGGGCGAGCGCACGACCGACTTCGACGACATCCTGAGGCTCGCCACCGAGGAGGCCGTCGCGAAGGAGCGGCACGGCGAGCTCGCGCTCGACGACTGGCAGATCCACTCGTACGGACCCTTCTCGATGCGCCTCGACCTCTTGCCCGACCTGCCGCGCCTGTCGGTGCCGACCCTCTGGGTGCGGGGCGACCGCGACAGGCTCGTCGGACATGCCGAGCTCGCTGCGGCGGCCGCGGCGGCGCCGGGCTCGCGCCTGGTCACCATGGCCGATGCGGGACACATCGTCACCTACGACCAGCCCGACGCGTTCACGCGCCTCGCGCGCGAGTTCTTGACGAGTGCCCTCGATCGCGGCCCGCGGAGCGCTTCGTAG